The proteins below come from a single Triticum aestivum cultivar Chinese Spring chromosome 5D, IWGSC CS RefSeq v2.1, whole genome shotgun sequence genomic window:
- the LOC123119569 gene encoding kinesin-like protein KIN-12F isoform X1 produces MVRDLGAARRTPARASASEAGNDENAPGDGSDAAAAALVGGAESDAAASRPPLLAIQPQASGLKRKPESPAPTPSKLPFRTPEKAAARSRFGWAPPRADELPPRMGATTTTTPRAHRGKAVPAASSEGGSTHSTPTKSVSKPAYSVGLSGTRPVTSGGARGPGSGLGCSMAARGAPVSFGPATVVSSVEVPQFELREDPSFWMDNNVQVVIRVRPLNNSEKTVHGYNRCLKQESAQTITWIGQPETRFTFDHVACEGVNQEVLFRVAGLPMVENCMAGYNSCVFAYGQTGSGKTYTMLGEISDLEVRPSPERGMTPRIFEFLFARIRAEEESRRDEKLKYNCKCSFLEIYNEQITDLLDPSSTNLALREDIRNGVYVENLTELEVGCVNDIIKLLMQGSMNRKVAATNMNRESSRSHSVFTCIIESTWEKDSTTNLRFARLNLVDLAGSERQRTSGAEGERLKEAANINKSLSTLGLVIMSLVDLTNGKQRHVPYRDSRLTFLLQDSLGGNSKTMIIANVSPSLCSGNETLSTLKFAQRARLIQNNAVVNEDASGNVLALQHQIRLLKEELAVLKRHHVTRSLPFSTDIYGRSGGDVDDGSDHMSVDEGNNSDAQSIKSLEDLKISNKQMRSLEETLAGALRRESMAESTIKQLEAEIEQLNRLVSQREEDTRCAKMTLKFREDKINRMEALVHNKLPAESYLLEDNKTLSREIELLRAKVDKNPEVTRFALENIRLSSQLKRYQQFCNEGEREVLLDEVSNIRNQVVQMLEGRMLTELQNKLSSKFEDTEHHSSLASEPETLPKELKRACQELETCRSELQGCLESNKKLTREIADLQKELSTIKMTKREECHFEYGSNARAKMEDCCDEAFMDNTEDILNLQLELDILKTILAEERTVRGEVEERTTTLSDELKAANLRILQACKQSDAIESELNDARSVIEALESQQILLINELDELKKNNQKSFEILKKRGREISRLNTEIDNHRRQGLVASGEPKMQLLKCIENEDSPLQRKLKRMQASLEKANDLNTRYQRDQASDSSAEQEMDEVRRQVEVETTEVIMCLQEELMSLQQQLDASNKNELLAKQSLDELQLERKELNDRLFEVVKENESLSELTKEKEKKIQLLTSGWESLQEDLIALQQQLDASNKNELLAKQSLAELQLERKQLNDRLLEVMEENERFAELIEGKEKKIQLLTNDWESLREELSSLQQQLDASNKYELLAKQSLDELQLERKELNDRLLEVMKENGSFSQLIEEKENKIQLLTNDWESLQEEFLSLQQQFDASNKNELLANQSLDELQQERKQLNDRLLEVMKENESFSALTEEKEKEIQLLTHDWDRLAADIGSFLVEGNASLDEASDQVAFISESFSQRRWVEDQVQKMCQGISDREKLLEELQSRLKEADDIKCDFDLKLRSLRGAMEAINEMHQHERSDQEKAIALLRSQVSEQGQVNQRLELLLDESIRTFVQKEVLEQNYVSSLRGMEEEIHQLKTQLDQSKIHIAHSLSQIKDKEQTFEKLKNEENTILLRMLSDVLKAKGIIHEFGVGFNTLESSFSVDPEVVCQNSDLNLEDRDELKTFGALEAGEQCNADALCQLSKEMESAVYKLQTLQSQMAKLLQEKENVKECLLQSRRTVQDLNSEVLQLKSQMIDQQTRYEARVEELEIKMQGKDNDAATSLVSWHKGIEALESELSETKVLAQQKSFEAFTLIAKFQDAQATIADADSTVKALVEANENAKLQAEKYKQKESSYIVEKNDLLNEISSLKMMLDVKGQNYLDMEKKFESSLLEANEVALELEDGIRCLKNLLSENLEFVSSDVKWMKSKLRQFTELARTWLEESWLEIIGKDCAVSVLHLCHMGILLERITGLHAENGFLQRGICESNSLISTLRQHNDKAKNELEMCSVLKGKLLLDINHSFGRVAKKEQEATELSSRLDSFGKKILHLQAQEEAMLARSDSIYNELSVLTKEIDATNRSSLAAESKEKEELHNQLDEALFLNGMLKDTMLEVLSLPEVNSAIPAKDMKGCNEFELCSWFVNYHHDSIMINAIASDIEFIVLASEVEQEKIQLQTQNLMFTEVLEGLKTEATLWKVDQDLGSLAIYALHEENSNTRIDSENLKRNKDEVMESLLATREENSKLRYVVDSLESNIKSLQTDLDGKAKALMELQCSHAAICKELELKAEVIELGISRENALRSENDLLKHEKLDILCKDQRMFHLVSNIDMEKLSFSFQAYLDQINTEVQKHIDEQLTTVMKFSNDLNLVQLSVEELSTHNSFLQSELARKDELAKGLSFDLSLLQESASVAKDQADQLIELTEAITSLEHEVASKSHDLDNLVSGSQLLEAQVMKSNEKILVLEEQLASTVGELNAVSMENTELRSQLNHIEQTGYSMKEELAHKSNTTERMEEELIELRNLLDERNSFLQNLQNNFSKLSDEKQYCDSQVLLLREKLEMAQAVAEESEAIATEARQIADERKTYAAEKDEEVKLLERSIEELESTIFALENQVGNIKDEAERQRIQREELEVELQRVRHQMSSVPSSGKVKSFAEDGMVDSTDSFRHSREIHTELLSAQESIKILQKEVAEKESEIAQCKSHISELNLHAEAAAREYKQKFMELEAMAHQVNTDNPSTNACSMRPEKISLKPRGSGSPFKCIGLGFVQQVNSEKDEELSAAKQRIVELEGIAASRQREIFMLNAKLATTESMTHDVIRDMLGVKMNMTTWATLVDKQQKISTKESVAYQTEESKESNELMKLKQQLDEFIEERQSWIDEINQRQSELGAARITVEQLRQKEHFMVAEVDLLKAENANYKTIIFNLEDEVKKLTRQQNLQLRINHHAKTKEENILLKKQNEELSAKLQQLGAIVTRTKEKLARYMVSDGKDPHEQIEEEELLRKKLEESEQDRSKLAENLSSLCTSVLKVAGVRNHESETSLLKAMEALNQLQSCISSLESEVEDLRIKCKLLREKARLNSLRSDSSSMSSGANESSRSPSVCRSPSISSFR; encoded by the exons ATGGTGCGGGATCTCGGCGCCGCCCGCCGCACCCCGGCGAGGGCCTCCGCCTCGGAGGCCGGCAACGACGAGAACGCGCCGGGCGACGGCTCGGACGCCGCGGCCGCAGCGCTCGTCGGCGGCGCGGAGTCCGACGCGGCGGCGTCCCGCCCCCCTCTCCTCGCCATCCAGCCGCAGGCGTCGGGGTTGAAGCGGAAGCCGGAGTCGCCGGCGCCCACGCCCTCCAAGCTCCCGTTCCGGACCCCCGAGAAGGCCGCCGCGCGGAGCCGGTTCGGGTGGGCCCCGCCCCGCGCCGACGAGCTGCCGCCGCGGATGGGCGCGACCACGACGACCACTCCCCGTGCGCATCGCGGTAAGGCCGTGCCGGCGGCCTCCTCCGAGGGTGGGTCCACGCACAGCACGCCCACGAAGAGCGTGTCAAAGCCGGCTTACAGTGTGGGGCTGAGCGGGACGAGGCCGGTGACGAGCGGTGGTGCCCGGGGGCcagggtcggggttggggtgctCAATGGCAGCCAGGGGTGCGCCCGTGTCGTTTGGGCCAGCGACGGTGGTGAGTTCTGTGGAGGTGCCCCAGTTCGAACTACGGGAAGATCCCTCCTTCTGGATGGACAATAACGTGCAG GTTGTTATCCGTGTCCGCCCTCTAAATAACTCGGAGAAAACTGTGCATGGTTATAATCGGTGTTTGAAACAAGAAAGTGCCCAGACTATCACATGGATTGGTCAGCCAGAAACCCGTTTTACATTTGACCATGTTGCCTGTGAAGGAGTGAACCAG GAAGTACTTTTCCGTGTTGCTGGCTTACCAATGGTTGAGAACTGTATGGCTGGATACAACAGCTGTGTCTTTGCATATGGGCAG ACTGGAAGTGGAAAGACATACACGATGCTTGGCGAAATTAGTGATCTGGAAGTGAGGCCTAGTCCAGAACGTGGAATGACACCACGCATTTTCGAGTTCCTGTTTGCGAGAATTAGAGCG GAGGAAGAGAGCAGGAGGGACGAAAAGCTCAAGTACAACTGCAAGTGTTCTTTTCTTGAGATTTACAATGAACAAATTACAGATCTTCTTGACCCTTCGTCCACAAATCTTGCA CTCCGAGAAGATATAAGGAATGGAGTATACGTAGAAAATCTGACTGAACTTGAAGTTGGCTGTGTCAATGATATCATTAAACTTTTGATGCAG GGCTCCATGAATAGGAAAGTGGCTGCTACAAATATGAACCGTGAGAGTAGCCGCTCCCACAGTGTGTTCACGTGTATTATCGAGAGTACGTGGGAGAAAGATTCTACAACTAACTTACGGTTTGCAAGACTGAACCTAGTTGATCTTGCTGGGTCAGAAAG GCAGAGAACATCCGGTGCTGAAGGTGAGCGGCTGAAGGAAGCTGCTAATATTAACAAATCGTTATCAACACTGGG TCTTGTGATAATGAGTCTAGTTGATCTTACAAACGGGAAGCAAAGGCATGTTCCTTATAGAGACTCAAGATTAACGTTTCTTCTCCAG GATTCTCTTGGTGGAAACTCCAAGACCATGATCATCGCAAATGTCAGCCCTTCATTGTG TTCTGGCAATGAAACACTCAGTACCCTCAAGTTTGCTCAGCGTGCAAGGCTCATTCAGAACAAT GCTGTTGTGAATGAAGACGCTTCAGGAAATGTTCTAGCTTTGCAGCATCAAATTCGTCTCCTAAAG GAGGAGTTAGCTGTCCTCAAGCGTCACCATGTCACTAGATCTTTACCATTCAGTACTGATATTTACGGAAGATCTGGAGGTGATGTTGATGATGGCAGTGACCACATGAGTGTGGATGAGGGAAATAACAGTGACGCCCAAAGCATAAAGTCTTTGGAAGATTTAAAAATTTCAAATAAGCAG ATGAGATCACTGGAAGAAACACTAGCAGGAGCTTTGAGAAGAGAATCAATGGCAGAGTCCACTATAAAGCAACTTGAAGCTGAAATTGAGCAGTTGAACCGATTG GTTTCTCAAAGAGAGGAGGATACAAGGTGTGCTAAGATGACATTGAAATTTCGAGAAGATAAGATTAACAGGATGGAGGCTCTTGTTCATAACAAATTGCCAGCAGAATCATATCTACTTGAAGACAACAAAACTTTGTCACGAGAAATAGAGTTGCTTCGTGCAAAAGTGGACAAAAATCCAGAAGTAACCCGTTTTGCACTAGAAAATATCCGTTTATCAAGCCAACTCAAGAG GTATCAGCAGTTCTGTAATGAAGGGGAGAGGGAGGTTCTGTTGGATGAAGTTTCCAACATTCGAAATCAG GTCGTGCAAATGCTTGAGGGGAGGATGTTAACTGAGCTGCAAAATAAACTTTCATCCAAGTTTGAG GACACAGAACATCACTCTAGTTTAGCAAGTGAGCCCGAAACTTTGCCTAAGGAG TTGAAAAGAGCTTGTCAAGAACTGGAAACCTGCAGGAGTGAGCTACAAGGTTGCTTGGAATCAAATAAAAAACTAACTAG GGAAATAGctgatctgcaaaaagaattgagtACCATCAAAATGACAAAGAGGGAGGAATGCCATTTTGAG TATGGTTCCAATGCACGTGCAAAAATGGAAGATTGTTGTGATGAGGCTTTCATGGACAACACAGAAGATATATTAAACCTGCAGCTGGAGTTGGACATACTTAAAACAATTCTTGCAGAAGAGAGGACAGTCCGTGGAGAGGTCGAGGAAAGAACTACTACCTTAAGTGATGAGCTGAAAGCAGCAAATTTACGTATCCTTCAAGCTTGCAAGCAGAGTGATGCCATAGAAAGCGAACTGAATGATGCAAGATCTGTTATTGAAGCTCTTGAGTCACAGCAGATTTTGTTGATAAATGAACTAGATGAGTTGAAAAAGAATAATCAGAAAAGCTTTGAGATTCTAAAAAAGAGAGGCAGAGAAATCTCAAGATTAAATACTGAGATTGACAACCACCGTAGACAGGGCCTGGTGGCTAGTGGAGAGCCCAAAATGCAACTTTTGAAGTGTATTGAAAATGAAGATTCACCTCTGCAGAGAAAGCTGAAAAGGATGCAAGCTTCACTTGAGAAGGCAAACGACTTAAATACAAGGTACCAAAGAGATCAGGCGTCTGATAGTTCTGCTGAGCAAGAAATGGATGAAGTCCGTAGACAGGTTGAAGTTGAAACAACTGAGGTGATTATGTGCTTACAAGAAGAGCTTATGTCGCTCCAACAACAGTTAGATGCTAGTAACAAAAATGAATTGTTGGCCAAACAAAGCCTAGATGAGCTTCAACTGGAAAGGAAGGAGTTGAATGACAGGCTATTTGAGGTGGTGAAAGAGAATGAAAGCCTTTCTGAACTAActaaggaaaaagaaaagaaaattcagCTTTTGACCAGTGGCTGGGAGAGCTTACAAGAAGATCTCATAGCGCTCCAACAACAGTTGGATGCTAGTAACAAAAATGAGTTGTTGGCCAAACAAAGCTTAGCTGAGCTCCAACTGGAAAGGAAGCAGTTGAATGATAGGCTACTTGAGGTGATGGAAGAAAATGAAAGATTTGCTGAACTAATTgagggaaaagaaaagaaaattcagCTGTTGACCAATGACTGGGAGAGCTTACGTGAAGAGCTTTCATCTCTCCAACAACAGCTAGATGCTAGTAACAAATATGAGTTATTGGCCAAACAAAGCCTGGATGAGCTTCAACTGGAAAGGAAAGAGTTGAATGACAGGCTACTTGAGGTGATGAAAGAGAATGGAAGCTTTTCTCAACTAAttgaggaaaaagaaaataaaattcagCTTTTGACCAATGACTGGGAGAGCTTACAAGAAGAGTTTCTATCGCTCCAACAACAGTTCGATGCTAGTAACAAGAATGAGTTGTTGGCCAACCAAAGCTTAGATGAGCTTCAACAGGAAAGGAAACAGTTGAATGATAGGCTACTTGAGgtgatgaaagagaatgaaagttTTTCTGCACTAActgaggaaaaagaaaaggaaattcaGCTCCTGACCCATGACTGGGACAGATTAGCTGCTGACATTGGAAGCTTTCTCGTTGAGGGAAATGCTTCTCTTGATGAAGCTTCTGACCAGGTTGCCTTTATTTCGGAGTCCTTTTCTCAAAGAAGATGGGTTGAGGATCAAGTCCAGAAGATGTGTCAGGGTATATCTGACAGAGAGAAGTTACTCGAAGAGCTCCAAAGCCGGTTGAAAGAGGCAGATGATATAAAATGCGACTTTGACCTGAAGTTAAGGTCCTTAAGAGGAGCAATGGAGGCAATAAATGAGATGCATCAACATGAAAGGAGTGATCAAGAAAAAGCTATTGCTCTTTTAAGATCTCAAGTATCTGAACAAGGACAGGTGAACCAGAGACTAGAGCTTTTGTTGGATGAATCCATTAGAACATTTGTGCAGAAGGAGGTTCTTGAACAAAACTATGTATCATCACTGAGGGGGATGGAAGAAGAGATTCATCAGCTCAAGACTCAATTAGACCAGTCAAAGATACACATAGCTCATTCGTTGAGTCAGATCAAGGACAAGGAGCAGACATTTGAGAAGCTAAAAAATGAAGAAAATACCATTCTGTTAAGAATGTTATCAGATGTTCTGAAGGCAAAGGGTATTATACATGAGTTTGGTGTTGGATTCAATACATTGGAGTCAAGCTTTTCTGTGGACCCTGAAGTTGTTTGTCAAAATTCAGACTTGAATTTGGAGGATCGG GATGAACTTAAAACATTTGGAGCCCTTGAAGCTGGAGAGCAGTGCAATGCTGACGCCCTTTGCCAACTTAGTAAGGAGATGGAGTCTGCAGTTTATAAATTACAGACGCTGCAGTCTCAGATGGCCAAGCTTCTGCAAGAAAAGGAAAATGTGAAAGAATGCCTTCTCCAGAGTCGAAGAACTGTCCAAGATCTAAATTCTGAGGTCCTTCAATTGAAGTCGCAGATGATTGATCAACAGACGCGCTATGAAGCTAGAGTGGAAGAACTGGAAATAAAGATGCAGGGAAAGGACAATGACGCTGCAACATCACTTGTTTCATGGCATAAAGGGATAGAG GCACTTGAATCTGAGCTCTCAGAGACCAAAGTTCTCGCACAGCAGAAATCATTTGAGGCTTTTACTCTTATAGCCAAGTTTCAAGATGCGCAGGCAACTATAGCTGATGCAGACTCTACAGTCAAGGCGCTGGTGGAAGCGAATGAAAATGCAAAACTCCAAGCAGAGAAGTACAAACAAAAGGAATCTTCTTATATTGTTGAAAAGAATGACTTGCTAAATGAGATCAGTAGTTTGAAGATGATGCTGGATGTGAAGGGACAAAATTACCTGGATATGGAAAAGAAATTCGAATCAAGCCTGCTTGAAGCAAATGAGGTAGCTCTTGAACTGGAAGATGGCATCagatgtctgaagaatttgctatcGGAGAACCTTGAGTTTGTTTCTTCAGATGTTAAATGGATGAAGTCAAAACTTCGGCAGTTCACAGAGTTGGCAAGAACTTGGTTGGAGGAGAGCTGGTTAGAGATAATTGGAAAAGATTGTGCTGTGTCTGTGTTGCACCTCTGCCATATGGGGATTTTGTTGGAGAGAATTACTGGGCTGCATGCAGAAAATGGTTTCCTTCAGCGTGGGATCTGCGAATCTAATTCTTTGATATCTACGCTGAGACAGCACAATGATAAAGCAAAAAATGAACTGGAGATGTGTAGTGTTCTCAAAGGAAAATTACTACTTGACATCAATCACAGTTTTGGTCGTGTTGCAAAGAAGGAACAAGAAGCAACTGAACTGAGCTCAAGACTGGATTCTTTCGGGAAGAAAATTCTGCATTTGCAAGCACAAGAAGAAGCAATGTTGGCACGGTCAGATTCCATTTATAACGAGCTATCTGTGTTGACTAAAGAGATTGATGCTACCAACAGGAGTTCTTTGGCAGCTGAATCCAAAGAAAAGGAAGAGCTGCACAACCAATTGGATGAGGCTTTGTTTCTCAATGGAATGTTGAAGGACACAATGCTTGAGGTTCTGAGTCTGCCCGAAGTGAACAGTGCTATACCTGCAAAGGATATGAAAGGGTGTAATGAATTTGAGTTGTGCAGTTGGTTTGTAAACTACCACCATGATTCGATCAtgatcaatgcaattgcaagtgaTATTGAATTTATTGTTTTGGCTTCAGAAGTGGAGCAAGAAAAAATACAACTGCAAACACAAAATCTTATGTTTACCGAAGTACTTGAAGGATTGAAGACAGAAGCAACTCTGTGGAAAGTTGACCAGGATTTGGGTAGTCTTGCAATTTATGCTTTACATGAGGAGAACAGTAATACAAGGATTGATTCGGAGAACCTAAAGCGGAACAAGGATGAAGTTATGGAAAGCCTACTTGCAACGCGTGAGGAAAATTCAAAACTTCGATATGTAGTTGATTCCTTGGAGTCCAACATCAAATCCTTGCAAACAGATCTAGATGGGAAAGCCAAAGCTCTGATGGAGTTGCAATGCTCCCATGCAGCCATATGTAAAGAGCTTGAGTTGAAAGCTGAGGTCATTGAACTTGGAATTTCAAGAGAAAATGCTTTGAGGTCCGAGAATGATTTACTGAAACATGAAAAGCTGGATATTCTGTGCAAGGACCAGAGGATGTTTCATTTGGTTTCTAATATTGATATGGAGAAGTTATCATTCTCCTTCCAAGCATATTTGGATCAAATTAACACAGAAGTGCAAAAACACATTGATGAGCAATTGACCACAGTGATGAAGTTCTCCAATGACTTAAACTTGGTTCAATTGTCTGTTGAGGAGTTGAGCACCCATAATTCCTTTTTACAGTCTGAATTAGCAAGGAAAGATGAATTGGCAAAGGGCTTATCATTTGATCTTAGCCTGTTACAGGAGTCAGCGTCGGTTGCAAAAGATCAAGCAGATCAACTTATTGAGTTGACTGAAGCAATCACCTCATTAGAACATGAGGTTGCTTCTAAATCACATGATCTTGATAATCTTGTTTCTGGAAGCCAACTACTAGAAGCTCAAGTCATGAAGAGTAATGAAAAGATTTTGGTGCTAGAGGAGCAGCTAGCAAGTACAGTTGGTGAACTAAATGCAGTTTCTATGGAAAACACTGAGTTGAGATCTCAGCTCAATCATATTGAACAGACCGGTTACTCTATGAAAGAGGAGTTAGCCCATAAAAGTAATACCACTGAAAGAATGGAAGAAGAGTTGATTGAGCTGAGAAATTTACTTGATGAAAGGAACAGCTTCCTTCAAAATTTACAAAATAACTTCTCCAAGCTCTCGGATGAGAAGCAATACTGTGACTCTCAGGTGCTTCTCTTGAGAGAGAAGCTGGAGATGGCTCAGGCAGTGGCAGAAGAAAGTGAAGCAATTGCTACGGAGGCCCGACAG ATAGCAGATGAAAGGAAGACATATGCTGCAGAGAAGGATGAAGAAGTCAAGCTATTGGAGAGGTCAATCGAGGAGCTCGAGAGTACCATATTTGCTCTGGAGAACCAG GTGGGCAACATCAAGGATGAAGCGGAACGACAGAGAATACAGAGAGAAGAATTAGAAGTGGAGCTGCAGAGAGTCAGACACCAAATGTCATCTGTACCATCATCTGGGAAAGTAAAGAGCTTTGCGGAAGATGGAATGGttgattcaactgactcattcag GCACTCAAGAGAGATACATACCGAGCTACTAAGTGCTCAGGAGAGTATCAAAATACTTCAAAAGGAGGTTGCTGAAAAGGAATCAGAG ATTGCTCAATGCAAGTCACACATATCTGAGCTAAACTTACATGCCGAGGCAGCAGCACGTGAATATAAGCAGAAG TTCATGGAGCTAGAGGCTATGGCACATCAGGTTAATACTGACAATCCATCAACAAATGCTTGCTCCATGAGACCGGAGAAGATTAGCTTGAAACCTCGAGGTTCAGGCTCCCCATTTAAATGTATTGGATTGGGCTTTGTACAACAAGTGAATTCTGAGAAAGACGAAGAACTAAGTGCTGCAAAGCAACGTATTGTGGAACTCGAGGGCATAGCAGCTAGTCGACAAAGGGAG ATATTCATGTTGAATGCGAAATTAGCTACAACAGAAAGTATGACGCACGATGTGATTCGTGATATGTTGGGGGTTAAGATGAACATGACAACTTGGGCG ACACTAGTTGACAAACAGCAAAAGATTAGCACAAAAGAGTCAGTTGCTTATCAAACTGAAGAATCTAAAGAG TCCAATGAGCTGATGAAGTTGAAGCAGCAGCTTGATGAATTCATTGAAGAGAGACAGAG TTGGATTGATGAAATTAACCAAAGACAATCAGAACTTGGAGCTGCCCGTATTACTGTAGAACAATTACGGCAAAAGGAACATTTTATGGTAGCTGAAGTTGACTTGCTGAAG GCTGAGAATGCAAACTACAAAACAATCATTTTTAATCTTGAAGATGAAGTAAAGAAGCTTACCAGACAACAGAATCTCCAGCTGCGAATTAATCACCATGCCAAAACTAAG GAAGAGAATATCCTTCTGAAAAAGCAGAATGAAGAACTAAGTGCAAAGCTGCAGCAGCTAGGGGCCATTGTTACCCGCACAAAAGAAAAGCTTGCCCGCTACATGGTCTCGGATGGAAAAGATCCACATGAGCAGATTGAAGAGGAAGAGCTTTTGAGGAAGAAACTAGAG GAAAGTGAACAAGATAGAAGCAAACTCGCAGAAAATCTATCGAGTTTGTGTACCAGTGTTCTGAAG GTAGCTGGAGTTAGAAACCATGAGTCTGAAACGAGTCTTCTGAAAGCAATGGAAGCCCTAAATCAACTCCAATCCTGCATTTCTTCGTTGGAGAGTGAGGTTGAAGATCTTCGAATAAAG TGCAAACTACTGCGTGAAAAAGCTCGACTAAACAGTCTCCGGAGTGACTCGTCCTCTATGAGCTCGGGGGCGAATGAGAGCTCCAGATCGCCAAGCGTGTGCAGATCTCCGAGCATTTCGTCTTTCCGATGA